Proteins co-encoded in one Capsicum annuum cultivar UCD-10X-F1 chromosome 9, UCD10Xv1.1, whole genome shotgun sequence genomic window:
- the LOC124887250 gene encoding uncharacterized protein LOC124887250, with translation MAYASIACLRRKMELLLMSDLPILSLAFCHREEIAALHKKVSSVEAFLKNSEKQIGSYGAMTDLEAQIKGFANAAEDKIEFGLGEAIIAEDEMQRRKAHEELCESLQQVAKDIDRVQEESKKIQDHKGRQASTWSLARDPSSEKLPNLEVSNNMVGRGKEKKRVLEELR, from the coding sequence ATGGCATACGCGAGTATAGCATGTCTTAGAAGAAAAATGGAACTGCTGCTGATGTCTGATTTGCCAATACTGTCCCTTGCTTTTTGTCACAGAGAAGAAATTGCAGCTCTTCATAAGAAAGTGAGTTCTGTAGAAGCATTTCTCAAGAACTCCGAGAAACAAATCGGTAGTTATGGGGCAATGACAGATTTGGAAGCGCAGATAAAAGGTTTTGCGAATGCTGCTGAAGACAAAATTGAATTTGGACTAGGAGAAGCTATAATAGCAGAAGATGAAATGCAGAGAAGAAAAGCACATGAGGAACTTTGTGAGAGCTTGCAACAAGTAGCGAAGGACATTGACCGTGTCCAAGAAGAGTCGAAAAAGATTCAAGATCATAAAGGTAGACAAGCATCGACATGGTCCTTGGCACGAGATCCAAGTTCAGAAAAATTACCTAATCTGGAAGTTTCGAACAATATGGTGGGACGCGGCAAGGAAAAGAAAAGGGTGCTTGAAGAGCTCAGATGA